One genomic segment of Leptotrichia sp. oral taxon 215 str. W9775 includes these proteins:
- a CDS encoding RluA family pseudouridine synthase — MESKLIIDVPDEETGERIDSFLSGKTDFTRTRIQQLIKDRNITVNGKPTKSSYKIEENDEIIIEVPEVETTEIKPENIKIDIVYEDSDIAVINKQAGLVVHPAHGHYSGTLVNAILYHIKDLSGINGEIRPGIVHRLDKDTSGLIVIAKNDKVHAALTEMFQEKKIRKTYLAILKGKLNKSEGKIVTQIGRDKNDRKKMTVIDDAAKGKNAITNYRVISQNNLFTLVKVNIETGRTHQIRVHMRHLGYPILGDSVYGRKDNEKRQMLHAYKLEFIHPITGHPMEFTGEIPEDFQKALKKSDLKIDEITD; from the coding sequence ATGGAATCAAAATTAATAATAGATGTTCCTGATGAAGAAACTGGAGAGAGAATTGACAGTTTTTTATCAGGAAAGACAGATTTTACAAGAACGAGAATACAGCAGCTGATAAAAGACAGGAATATAACAGTGAACGGGAAACCAACAAAATCTTCATATAAAATCGAAGAAAATGATGAAATTATAATTGAAGTTCCTGAAGTTGAAACAACGGAAATTAAACCTGAAAATATAAAAATTGATATTGTTTATGAGGATTCTGATATAGCTGTGATTAATAAGCAGGCTGGGCTAGTTGTTCATCCTGCACATGGCCACTATTCCGGAACACTTGTAAATGCCATTTTGTATCATATAAAAGATTTGTCAGGTATAAATGGTGAAATAAGGCCAGGTATAGTGCACAGGCTGGATAAGGACACAAGTGGCCTTATTGTAATTGCAAAAAATGATAAAGTTCATGCTGCACTTACAGAAATGTTTCAGGAAAAGAAAATTAGGAAAACATATCTGGCAATATTAAAGGGAAAACTCAATAAAAGTGAAGGAAAAATTGTCACTCAAATAGGAAGGGATAAAAATGACAGGAAGAAAATGACTGTCATTGATGATGCAGCAAAGGGAAAAAACGCAATAACAAATTACAGGGTAATTTCCCAGAATAACCTATTTACGCTTGTAAAAGTAAATATTGAAACAGGGAGGACGCATCAGATAAGGGTTCATATGAGGCATCTTGGATATCCGATACTTGGAGACAGTGTATACGGAAGAAAAGATAATGAAAAAAGGCAGATGCTTCACGCATATAAGCTTGAGTTTATACATCCAATAACAGGGCATCCAATGGAATTTACAGGAGAAATACCGGAAGATTTTCAGAAGGCATTAAAAAAATCAGATTTAAAAATAGATGAAATAACAGATTAA
- a CDS encoding HD domain-containing protein → MYIVRKGIEYFFPKIDENFMNKVIEILDSDEKKIFLEMAGYDKFHSLEVYKKLSETTLKNEIIYLKLALLHDCGKGKTSMITRVLHKFKIKTPLREHAERGYEKIKGIDTELALLIRNHHNRNHSEKMSIFQKCDDES, encoded by the coding sequence ATGTATATTGTAAGAAAAGGTATCGAGTACTTTTTTCCAAAGATTGATGAAAATTTTATGAATAAAGTTATTGAAATACTTGATTCTGATGAAAAGAAAATATTTTTAGAAATGGCCGGATATGATAAGTTTCATTCGCTGGAAGTGTATAAAAAATTAAGCGAAACAACTTTAAAGAATGAAATCATATATTTGAAGCTTGCACTTCTTCATGATTGTGGAAAAGGAAAAACTTCAATGATAACACGGGTTCTACATAAATTTAAAATAAAGACACCGTTGAGGGAACATGCTGAAAGAGGATATGAAAAAATAAAGGGTATAGATACTGAACTTGCATTGTTAATAAGAAATCATCATAATAGGAATCATTCGGAAAAAATGAGTATTTTCCAGAAATGTGATGATGAAAGTTAA